Proteins found in one Sorghum bicolor cultivar BTx623 chromosome 1, Sorghum_bicolor_NCBIv3, whole genome shotgun sequence genomic segment:
- the LOC8054334 gene encoding transcription initiation factor IIF subunit alpha isoform X1 — protein sequence MGGGIGRPRATTASLAPADLVLKAACERCGAASELYLTSCRHTTLCSDCGKTLARARGRCTVCNAPVTRLIREFDVRVDTSAEKEKTHSIGRFTTGLPPFSKERSTENRWTLRKDVPQGRQLTGNMRDRHYSKRPWILEDETGEHQYQGQTEDPPATYYSLTLKGNDMIAVQVGPWYNFSKIAQYKQLTLEEAEEKMNRRRSSASGYERWMMKAATNGAAAFSSGVNRLDVNRGATNGVHPKKGDRNENGSQSDKVDDEEGGAARKNRLGLTMKGMDEDDEEGGKDIDFDLDDEIEKGDDWEHEETFTDDDEAVDVDIEERPDLADPEAPPPEIKQDDNENELGGSDNLSKSGQELKKLLRRAAGENESDVDDKSTDVIITILLRTRIFFHRRWDTLANLITNLCICFVQQEDDLPSPELAPKQLVPKSEPVDSNPAKPTPSVHTQSATPTSKSTQKRKSGGGDANTSNGATSKKIKIEPETRTLVVKDEKLSSLEPISKSSLSERRESSPITEEEVRAVLLAIQPTTCQDLVSRFKPRLITREDKKTFTDIVRKISHKDCFGYVVLRKEQK from the exons ATGGGCGGCGGCATAGGCAGGCCTCGCGCCACCACGGCGAGCCTCGCGCCCGCCGACCTGGTCCTGAAGGCGGCGTGCGAGCGTTGCGGTGCCGCGTCGGAGCTCTACCTGACGTCGTGCCGGCACACCACCCTCTGCTCCGACTGCGGCAAGACCTTGGCGCGCGCCCGCGGGCGCTGCACCGTGTGCAACGCCCCCGTTACCAGGCTCATCCGG GAGTTCGATGTCCGGGTGGATACCTCCGCGGAGAAGGAGAAGACCCACTCCATCGGCAGGTTCACCACCGGCTTGCCGCCCTTCTCCAAAGAGAGGAGCACAGAAAACAGGTGGACTCTTCGCAAGGATGTTCCCCAAGGACGGCAGCTTACTGGGAATATGCGG GACAGACACTACAGCAAGAGACCGTGGATTTTGGAGGATGAGACGGGCGAACATCAGTATCAGGGCCAAACTGAGGATCCGCCTGCCACATACTATTCACTGACACTGAAAGGCAATGACATGATTGCTGTTCAAGTTGGTCCCTG GTATAACTTCAGTAAAATTGCACAGTACAAACAGCTGACCTTGGAAGAAGCTGAAGAGAAAATGAATAGAAGGAGAAGTAGTGCATCTGGGTATGAACGGTGGATGATGAAGGCAGCTACAAATGGAGCTGCTGCCTTTAGTTCAGGTGTGAACAGGCTTGATGTAAATAGAGGGGCAACAAATGGTGTTCACCCCAAGAAAGGAGATAGGAATGAGAATGGAAGTCAATCTGACaaagttgacgacgaagaaggggGCGCTGCAAGGAAAAACAGGCTTGGGCTTACAATGAAGGGCATGGACGAGGATGACGAGGAAGGTGGAAAGGACATAGACTTTGATTTGGATGATGAAATTGAGAAAG GTGACGATTGGGAGCACGAAGAGACCTTCACTGATGATGATGAGGCTGTGGATGTTGATATAGAGGAAAGACCTGATTTAGCTGATCCTGAGGCTCCTCCTCCTGAAATTAAACAG GATGACAACGAGAATGAACTAGGCGGCAGTGACAACTTGAGCAAGTCTGGTCAGGAGCTAAAAAAGCTGCTTCGCCGAGCTGCTGGGGAAAATGAGTCTGACGTTGACGACAAAAGCACAGATGTAATTATCACAATTCTTCTTAGAACTCGCATATTCTTTCATAGGAGGTGGGACACCTTAGCAAACCTAATAACTAATCTTTGTATCTGCTTTGTCCAACAGGAAGATGACCTACCATCGCCAGAACTTGCTCCGAAACAACTTGTACCCAAAAGTGAACCAGTGGATAGCAACCCTGCTAAACCAACACCATCAGTGCACACTCAGAGCGCCACACCTACATCCAAATCCACTCAAAAGAGGAAATCAGGGGGTGGTGATGCAAATACTTCTAATGGGGCCACCtccaaaaagataaagataGAGCCT GAAACCAGAACATTGGTTGTCAAGGATGAGAAGCTGTCTTCTTTGGAACCAATATCAAAATCATCTCTTTCAGAAAGAAGAGAATCCTCACCCATTACAGAGGAGGAAGTCAGGGCAGTACTTCTTGCAATTCAACCCACCACATGCCAAGATCTGGTGTCGAGGTTCAAGCCTCGTCTAATAACTCGAGAG GACAAGAAAACATTTACAGACATTGTGAGGAAAATATCTCACAAGGATTGCTTTGGCTATGTCGTTCTTCGGAAGGAACAAAAGTGA
- the LOC8054334 gene encoding transcription initiation factor IIF subunit alpha isoform X2 codes for MGGGIGRPRATTASLAPADLVLKAACERCGAASELYLTSCRHTTLCSDCGKTLARARGRCTVCNAPVTRLIREFDVRVDTSAEKEKTHSIGRFTTGLPPFSKERSTENRWTLRKDVPQGRQLTGNMRDRHYSKRPWILEDETGEHQYQGQTEDPPATYYSLTLKGNDMIAVQVGPWYNFSKIAQYKQLTLEEAEEKMNRRRSSASGYERWMMKAATNGAAAFSSGVNRLDVNRGATNGVHPKKGDRNENGSQSDKVDDEEGGAARKNRLGLTMKGMDEDDEEGGKDIDFDLDDEIEKGDDWEHEETFTDDDEAVDVDIEERPDLADPEAPPPEIKQDDNENELGGSDNLSKSGQELKKLLRRAAGENESDVDDKSTDEDDLPSPELAPKQLVPKSEPVDSNPAKPTPSVHTQSATPTSKSTQKRKSGGGDANTSNGATSKKIKIEPETRTLVVKDEKLSSLEPISKSSLSERRESSPITEEEVRAVLLAIQPTTCQDLVSRFKPRLITREDKKTFTDIVRKISHKDCFGYVVLRKEQK; via the exons ATGGGCGGCGGCATAGGCAGGCCTCGCGCCACCACGGCGAGCCTCGCGCCCGCCGACCTGGTCCTGAAGGCGGCGTGCGAGCGTTGCGGTGCCGCGTCGGAGCTCTACCTGACGTCGTGCCGGCACACCACCCTCTGCTCCGACTGCGGCAAGACCTTGGCGCGCGCCCGCGGGCGCTGCACCGTGTGCAACGCCCCCGTTACCAGGCTCATCCGG GAGTTCGATGTCCGGGTGGATACCTCCGCGGAGAAGGAGAAGACCCACTCCATCGGCAGGTTCACCACCGGCTTGCCGCCCTTCTCCAAAGAGAGGAGCACAGAAAACAGGTGGACTCTTCGCAAGGATGTTCCCCAAGGACGGCAGCTTACTGGGAATATGCGG GACAGACACTACAGCAAGAGACCGTGGATTTTGGAGGATGAGACGGGCGAACATCAGTATCAGGGCCAAACTGAGGATCCGCCTGCCACATACTATTCACTGACACTGAAAGGCAATGACATGATTGCTGTTCAAGTTGGTCCCTG GTATAACTTCAGTAAAATTGCACAGTACAAACAGCTGACCTTGGAAGAAGCTGAAGAGAAAATGAATAGAAGGAGAAGTAGTGCATCTGGGTATGAACGGTGGATGATGAAGGCAGCTACAAATGGAGCTGCTGCCTTTAGTTCAGGTGTGAACAGGCTTGATGTAAATAGAGGGGCAACAAATGGTGTTCACCCCAAGAAAGGAGATAGGAATGAGAATGGAAGTCAATCTGACaaagttgacgacgaagaaggggGCGCTGCAAGGAAAAACAGGCTTGGGCTTACAATGAAGGGCATGGACGAGGATGACGAGGAAGGTGGAAAGGACATAGACTTTGATTTGGATGATGAAATTGAGAAAG GTGACGATTGGGAGCACGAAGAGACCTTCACTGATGATGATGAGGCTGTGGATGTTGATATAGAGGAAAGACCTGATTTAGCTGATCCTGAGGCTCCTCCTCCTGAAATTAAACAG GATGACAACGAGAATGAACTAGGCGGCAGTGACAACTTGAGCAAGTCTGGTCAGGAGCTAAAAAAGCTGCTTCGCCGAGCTGCTGGGGAAAATGAGTCTGACGTTGACGACAAAAGCACAGAT GAAGATGACCTACCATCGCCAGAACTTGCTCCGAAACAACTTGTACCCAAAAGTGAACCAGTGGATAGCAACCCTGCTAAACCAACACCATCAGTGCACACTCAGAGCGCCACACCTACATCCAAATCCACTCAAAAGAGGAAATCAGGGGGTGGTGATGCAAATACTTCTAATGGGGCCACCtccaaaaagataaagataGAGCCT GAAACCAGAACATTGGTTGTCAAGGATGAGAAGCTGTCTTCTTTGGAACCAATATCAAAATCATCTCTTTCAGAAAGAAGAGAATCCTCACCCATTACAGAGGAGGAAGTCAGGGCAGTACTTCTTGCAATTCAACCCACCACATGCCAAGATCTGGTGTCGAGGTTCAAGCCTCGTCTAATAACTCGAGAG GACAAGAAAACATTTACAGACATTGTGAGGAAAATATCTCACAAGGATTGCTTTGGCTATGTCGTTCTTCGGAAGGAACAAAAGTGA